A stretch of the Deinococcus carri genome encodes the following:
- a CDS encoding DMT family transporter — translation MSSHARGLLLLVLVTAIWGSTFAVVKELGELLPPPVLIAWRFLIAALALLPALALTRRPAPPTHPPTRPLWRDGLILGAWLLAGYGTQTIALQTTGANRAAFFTALSVVLVPLWLTLAQRRPLPLALWLALPLAVAGLALLSWEGGALVVGDAWALACAVTYAGFIITLERMAARHQALRFTFAQLLAVTLLAWGWALLAAPAQLWPPAAAWGPLLYLGVAATALTTLLQTVGQRSVSAAEASLIYALEPVAAALFSFLLIQERVGLRGALGGLLVVGATVLSQRAEGNAHLEAPAPQAED, via the coding sequence GAACTGGGCGAACTGCTGCCACCCCCCGTGCTGATCGCGTGGCGCTTTCTCATCGCCGCGCTGGCCCTGCTGCCCGCGCTGGCCCTGACCCGCCGCCCTGCGCCCCCGACTCACCCGCCCACGCGCCCGCTCTGGCGCGACGGGCTGATTCTGGGGGCGTGGCTGCTCGCCGGGTACGGCACCCAGACCATTGCCCTCCAGACCACCGGGGCCAACCGCGCGGCCTTTTTCACGGCCCTCAGTGTGGTGCTGGTGCCGCTGTGGCTGACGCTGGCGCAGCGCCGCCCGCTGCCGCTGGCCCTCTGGCTGGCCCTGCCGCTGGCCGTGGCGGGCCTGGCCCTGCTCTCCTGGGAGGGCGGGGCGCTGGTCGTCGGGGACGCCTGGGCGCTGGCCTGCGCGGTGACCTACGCGGGCTTCATCATCACGCTGGAGAGGATGGCCGCGCGGCATCAGGCGCTGCGCTTCACGTTCGCGCAGCTGCTGGCCGTGACGCTGCTGGCCTGGGGCTGGGCGCTGCTGGCGGCCCCGGCGCAGCTCTGGCCCCCGGCCGCCGCCTGGGGGCCGCTGCTGTATCTGGGCGTGGCCGCCACCGCGCTGACCACCCTGCTCCAGACGGTCGGGCAGCGCAGCGTGAGCGCCGCCGAGGCCAGCCTGATCTACGCGCTGGAACCGGTCGCGGCGGCCCTGTTCAGCTTCCTGCTGATTCAGGAACGGGTGGGGCTGCGCGGCGCGCTGGGCGGCCTGCTGGTGGTGGGCGCGACCGTTCTGAGCCAGCGGGCCGAGGGCAACGCACATCTGGAAGCCCCCGCCCCACAGGCGGAAGACTGA
- a CDS encoding response regulator transcription factor, producing MIRVLLVDDHALFRQGLRSLLESEGMRVIGEAANGREAIRYAADTHPDVILMDIQMPELDGVKATQSILEIDPQARVIMITMYRQDRYVFEAVKAGARGYVLKDADAATLLDAIRRVAGGEALLDADMAQNVLDDFRHKREELPSEKHADLNERETMILKLLAQGFSNQDIALRLDISEKTVRNRLSEIFTKLQLNNRTQAALYAIREGIANLE from the coding sequence ATGATTCGAGTCCTCCTCGTCGATGACCACGCGCTGTTCCGTCAGGGCCTGCGCAGCCTGCTGGAATCCGAGGGGATGCGCGTGATCGGGGAGGCCGCCAACGGGCGCGAGGCCATCCGCTACGCCGCCGATACCCACCCGGACGTGATCCTGATGGATATCCAGATGCCCGAACTCGACGGGGTCAAGGCCACCCAGAGCATCCTGGAAATCGACCCCCAGGCCCGCGTCATCATGATCACGATGTACCGCCAGGACCGCTACGTGTTCGAGGCGGTCAAGGCGGGCGCGCGCGGCTACGTGCTCAAGGATGCCGACGCGGCCACCCTGCTCGACGCGATTCGCCGGGTGGCGGGCGGCGAGGCGCTGCTCGACGCGGACATGGCCCAGAATGTCCTCGACGACTTCCGCCACAAGCGCGAGGAACTGCCCAGCGAGAAGCACGCCGACCTCAACGAACGCGAGACGATGATTCTCAAGCTGCTGGCCCAGGGCTTTTCCAATCAGGACATCGCGCTGCGGCTCGACATCAGCGAGAAGACGGTCCGCAACCGCCTCTCGGAGATCTTCACCAAGCTGCAACTGAACAATCGCACCCAGGCGGCCCTCTACGCGATCCGCGAGGGCATCGCCAACCTGGAATAG